One stretch of Candidatus Binatia bacterium DNA includes these proteins:
- the arsS gene encoding arsenosugar biosynthesis radical SAM protein ArsS (Some members of this family are selenoproteins.) — protein sequence MHNTAPLLASTDFPPLHRARLATLQVNLGYRCNQSCVHCHLNTGPQRKEMMDMRTLALIPRVLAARHIAILDLTGGAPELHPGFRDLVMAARHLGVHAIDRCNLTVLLEPGQEDLDAFLATHQVEVVASLPCYNPENVERQRGKGVFEKSIAALKTLNALGYGMPNSPLKLNLVYNPAGATLPPPQAQLEADYKRSLYERFGIVFRRLYTLTNMPINRFGSWLVSRGEFASYMRLLKTNFSPDLLKHVMCRTLISVDWQGRLYDCDFNQQLGLPLGGNAVRPHLRDLLTNDFTGAPLAVADHCYGCTAGQGSSYGGALVSDDTARAAR from the coding sequence ATGCACAACACCGCTCCGTTGCTCGCAAGCACGGACTTTCCTCCGCTCCACCGCGCGCGCCTGGCGACGTTGCAAGTCAACCTCGGCTACCGCTGTAACCAGTCTTGCGTACACTGCCACCTGAACACCGGGCCCCAGCGCAAAGAGATGATGGACATGCGTACACTCGCGCTGATTCCGCGCGTGCTGGCCGCTCGCCACATCGCAATCTTGGATTTGACCGGGGGTGCACCTGAGCTGCACCCCGGCTTTCGCGACCTGGTAATGGCGGCGCGACACCTCGGTGTCCATGCCATCGATCGATGCAACCTCACCGTGCTACTGGAACCTGGGCAGGAGGATCTGGACGCATTTCTCGCCACCCACCAGGTCGAGGTGGTCGCCTCGCTCCCTTGCTACAACCCTGAGAACGTCGAGCGCCAGCGCGGCAAAGGGGTGTTCGAAAAAAGCATTGCCGCCCTGAAAACGCTGAACGCGCTGGGCTACGGAATGCCCAACTCGCCCCTCAAGCTCAACCTCGTTTATAATCCCGCCGGAGCCACCTTACCTCCGCCGCAGGCCCAGCTCGAGGCCGATTACAAGCGTTCACTGTACGAACGCTTCGGTATCGTGTTCCGCCGCCTCTACACCCTGACGAACATGCCCATCAACCGCTTTGGCTCGTGGCTGGTCTCGCGCGGGGAGTTTGCCTCGTACATGCGGTTGCTGAAAACGAACTTTTCCCCCGATCTCCTCAAGCACGTCATGTGCCGCACGCTCATTAGCGTCGATTGGCAAGGCCGCTTGTACGACTGTGACTTCAACCAGCAACTCGGCCTGCCGCTCGGGGGCAACGCTGTGCGCCCGCATCTCCGCGACCTGTTGACCAATGACTTTACGGGCGCGCCCCTTGCCGTTGCTGATCATTGCTATGGCTGCACCGCTGGGCAAGGGAGCAGTTACGGTGGCGCTCTAGTTTCCGACGATACAGCGAGGGCAGCTCGATGA
- a CDS encoding DUF547 domain-containing protein, translating to MAAMVLTAPPLMADFDHSAWDRLLRRYVHWIDDGHATAVDYSGLQAESHALDGYLNQLSAVDQTTFDGWPKSEQLAFLINAYNAFTFSLAATLRSVARRHAFARRYRTRPHSWI from the coding sequence ATGGCCGCGATGGTGCTCACCGCACCTCCTTTGATGGCAGATTTCGATCATTCTGCGTGGGACCGCTTACTGCGCCGCTACGTACATTGGATCGACGACGGCCACGCCACTGCTGTGGATTACTCGGGCTTGCAGGCAGAAAGCCATGCCCTCGATGGATACTTGAACCAGCTTTCGGCCGTCGATCAGACAACCTTCGACGGCTGGCCGAAAAGCGAGCAATTGGCCTTCCTCATCAATGCGTACAACGCCTTCACCTTCTCCTTGGCGGCAACCCTTCGTTCCGTTGCTCGGCGCCACGCGTTCGCTCGACGATATCGAACACGGCCTCATTCGTGGATCTAG
- a CDS encoding TIGR04282 family arsenosugar biosynthesis glycosyltransferase, with product MMPCRIVIFAKAPMPGKLKTRLIPVLGPAGAARLAHWMLIHTVRQALAARLGAVELCVAPSPSDPAWSDALPRTLAATVSWEDQGTGNLGDKLARAAARVTSAGQVALLVGSDCPALTALHLRQAARLMIGRDAVLVPSCDGGYVLLGLQRTHPSVFADIAWSTPSVAKETRARLTALGWRWVELPPLPDIDEPKNLVAVPSSWIARAARTQDSSPARPRVS from the coding sequence ATGATGCCGTGTCGGATCGTAATTTTTGCCAAAGCCCCGATGCCTGGGAAGTTAAAAACGCGGCTCATTCCAGTCCTTGGCCCAGCCGGGGCAGCCCGCTTAGCCCACTGGATGTTGATCCACACCGTGCGCCAAGCGCTGGCTGCCCGCCTTGGAGCCGTGGAACTTTGCGTGGCTCCCTCGCCGAGCGACCCGGCGTGGTCTGACGCACTTCCGCGCACCCTTGCTGCTACCGTGAGCTGGGAGGATCAAGGCACGGGCAACCTGGGAGACAAACTTGCACGCGCGGCGGCGCGGGTGACTTCGGCGGGGCAAGTTGCGCTTCTTGTCGGCAGCGACTGCCCCGCACTGACAGCGCTGCATCTGCGCCAAGCGGCTCGCCTCATGATCGGCCGCGACGCTGTGCTCGTCCCGAGCTGCGACGGCGGTTACGTACTCCTCGGGCTCCAACGCACCCACCCGAGCGTGTTTGCCGACATTGCCTGGAGCACGCCTTCCGTCGCCAAAGAAACCCGCGCGCGTCTTACTGCGCTCGGCTGGCGGTGGGTGGAGCTGCCTCCGTTGCCAGACATCGACGAACCTAAGAATCTCGTTGCCGTACCGAGCTCGTGGATTGCGCGCGCAGCCCGAACCCAGGATTCCTCCCCCGCTCGACCGCGCGTTTCCTGA